In Micromonospora ferruginea, the sequence AGGTTCGATGGGCACAACCGTACGCGGTGCGGGGAGTTCTGCGTTTGTCATGACCCCGTCCCGGCGATGGCTCCCGACGACTTTCGCGGCTTTTCCACCGTACGTCAGGGTTTCTCGGACCGCACCCGACGGCCCGGGCGTAACCGGCTGTGGCAGGGTGACGCCCATGCCGTCGTCCTCCGGGCTGGAAGGTCCCCTCTGGCGGTCCATCGCGGTGTTCCGGTTCGCGTCGCTGGCGTACGTCGGGGTGCTCGTGCTGCGCGACGGCGGCGAGTACGCGCACCCGGTGGCGGCCGGCGCCGTCTGGCTGGGCATGCTGGCCTGGAGCGGCGTGACGGCGGCCGGCTACCGCCGTCCGGCGGGGCGGCGGTGGCCGCTGCTCCTGGCCGACCTCGCCGTGGTGCTGGGGATCATCCTGGCCACGCCGTGGGTGGTCGGCCGGCCGGCGCTCGCCGCCGGCGTGCCGGTGCTGACCTCGGCCTGGCTGGCCGGCCCGGTGCTGGCCTGGGCGGTCTCCGGCGGCCGGCGGCGCGGCACGGTGGCCGCGCTGGTGCTCGGCGGCGCCGACCTGGCCACCCGGGACCCGGTCAACCCGTCGGCGTTCACCGGCGCGATCCTGCTGTTGCTCGCCGGCCTGGTGGTCGGGCACGTGGCCCGGCTGGCCGCCGAGGCGGAGGCCCGGTTGCAGCGGGCGGTGGAGCTGGAGGCCGCGACCCGGGAGCGGGAGCGGCTGGCCCGCGACATCCACGACTCGGTGCTCCAGGTGCTGGCGTTGGTCCGGCGGCGCGGCGCGGACCTGGACGGCGAGGCGGCCGAGCTGGCCCGGCTGGCCGGGGAGCAGGAGGCCGCCCTGCGCTCGCTGATCGGCCGGGCCGACGCCGGGCCGGAGCGGGCCGGCGCCGACCGGGACCTGCGCGACCTGCTGGACCGCTACGCCTCGGCGGAGGTCCAGGTGGCCGCGCCGGCCACCCCGGTGCCGCTGCCCGCGCGGGCCGCCGGTGAGCTGGCCGCGGCGGTCGGCGCGGCGTTGGACAACGTGACCCGGCACGCCGGCGGGCGGGCCTGGGTGTTGATCGAGGACGAGGAGGAGACGGTGACCGTCTCGGTACGCGACGAGGGGCCGGGTATCCCGGACGGGCGGCTGGCGGAGGCCGCGGCGCAGGGCCGGCTCGGGATGTCCCAGTCCATCCGGGGCCGGGTGGCGGACCTGGGCGGCGAGGTGCGGATCGTCTCCGGTCCGGGCACCGGGACCGAGATCGAGCTGACCGTGCCGAGGAGCCGACGGCGGTGAGCATCCGGGTGATGGTGGTCGACGACCACCCGATGTGGCGTGAGGGGGTGGCCCGCGATCTCGCCGAGGCCGGCCTCGACGTGGTGGCGACCAGCGGGGAGGGGCGGCAGGCGGTCCGGGTGGCCGCGGCGGCCCGTCCCGACCTGGTGGTGCTCGACCTGCAACTGCCGGACGTCTCCGGGGTGGAGGTGGTCCGGGGGCTGCGCGCCGCGCTGCCGGAGGTGCGGGTGCTGATGCTCTCGGCCAGCGGCGAGCCGCAGAGCGTGCTGGACGCGGTCAAGGCCGGCGCCACCGGCTACCTGGTCAAGTCGGCCGCCCCGGCCGAGTTCCTCGACGCGGTGCGCCGCACCGCGGCGGGCGAGCCGGTGTTCACGCCCGGGCTGGCCGGGCTGGTGCTGGGCGAGTATCGCCGGCTGGCCGCCGCGCCGCCGGCCCCGCACGACGACGCGCCCCGGCTCACCGAACGGGAGACCGAGGTGCTGCGGCTGGTCGCCAAGGGGCTGTCCTACAAGCAGATCGCCGAGCGGCTCCGGTTGTCCCACCGGACCGTGCAGAACCACGTGCAGAACACCCTGGGCAAGCTCCAGTTGCACAACCGGGTCGAGCTGACCCGGTACGCCATCGAGCGGGGCCTGGACGAGTGAGTCAGCGGGCCTCGGGCGGCAGCGTCTCGTGCACGGCCAGCTCCTCGGCGGTGGCGCCGCCGCCGGCCGCGCCGGCGTCGTAGGCGACGTTGTCGGTCTCCTGGTCGGTGTGCGCGCCCTCGTCCGGCTCGACCAGCCGGCCCACCTCGTGGTCGGCGACGGTCCCGAGCTGGCCGTGGTCGTAGATCGAGACCGGGGAGTGCGGGTCGGAGACCGGGCCCGGGTCGATCACGTCCGCGTCGAGCTGGGCCTGCGCGGCGGCCTCCTCGCTGTCCGCCTCGGCCGCGATGGCCGGGTCGACGGTGCCGGCGAGCGGGTCGTCGGCGGGACGCTCGTACTGCTCGCGGTCGAGCTTGTAGTCCAGCGACTCGCCGTCGAGCTGCTCCTCGGCCGTGGTGCCGAACCGGTCGACGGCGACCGGGGTGCGGTCACCGGGGATCTGGGCCGGCTCCGGGCCGTCCGCCTCGCGCCCGGTCAGCACGTCGTCGTTGGCGGTCGAGTCGTCGTCGGCGGTGTCCGGCAGACCTTCCGCCTCGGGGTCGGACACGGGGGTGGGGTACTCGTCGTCGCGCATGCGGGTGAACTACCCACTGCGCTCACCGTATTAACCGCGACCGGGCGGGTGAATCGGGAGCAACGGGTCGAAACGGCACCTCAGTTGCGGAAGGCCGTCTCGTCCTCGGCGTACAGCACGCACCAGACCACCTTGCCGTCCGGCAGCGGCGTGCTGCCCCAGCGCCGGGCCACCGTGTCGATGAGCAGCAACCCGCGCCCGCCGACCGAGTCCACCGGGGCCGGCCCGGCGTACGCCGGACGCCCGGCGGCGTGGTCCCGGACCGCCGCGTGCAGGGCGTCGCCGCGCGGCGCGAGCCGGAGCGTCATCGGGGTCACCGCGTGCGCGACCACGTTGTTGACCATCTCGGTGACCGCGATGCAGGCCGGCTCGACCAGCTCCGGCAGGCCCCACCGGGCGCACCCGTCGGCGATCAGCGACCGGGCCTCGCGCGCGGCCTCCGCCACCGGCGACAGCTCGACCTCCACCAGGTCGGGTGGGGCCGCCGCCGGTCGGGGCGCCGGCGAGCCGGCCGGGTCGAGCAGCACCTCGGCGGCCGGCCAGTCGGCCACCTCGCGGCGGACCCCGTCGAGCACGTCGTGCACGGCCGGATCGTGGATGAGCACCCCGGACAGGTCGACCCGGGTCGGGCCCGGCCGCTGCCAGAGCCGGGCGAGCAGCGCGCCGCGCACGGTCTCCGCCCCGGCCCGGTCGAGCACGCCGGTCAGCCGGACCGTCGCGGAGGATTCGTCGGTCTCGACCAGGCAACGTGCGTCCGTCGGCATGATCGTCCCATTGTGCACGTCGGCTCCGGCGCGCGCATCAGTCCGGTCGACGGGACTCATGATCGCGCCGTCCGGGAGCGTCGGTTGATCGCCGCGACGGTGCCGACCGCGGTGCCGGCGGCGGCCAGGCCGAACGCGGCGGTCATCCGCAGCAACTGGCCGCGCCGACCGGCCCAACCGTCGGTCCGCTCGGCCGTCGCGTCGGGCGTGAAGACGGTGCCGGCGGCGTCCAGGCGGACGCCCGGGCCGAACTGGGTCCGCGCGGCGTACCAGCCGAGCGCCCGCTCGGCCAGCGCCGGGGCGAGCCGCCACTGGAGCCCCATCAGCCGGGCCGCGCCGCCCGCGTACGCCTCGCGTCGCGGCCGGCGCAGCAGCCGCACCATCGTCTCGGCCACCATCTCCGGCGGGTAGACCGGGGGAGGCGGGGTCAGCTCCCGCCCGGTGTGGTTGGCCGCGTGCCGGAAGAACGGGGTGTCGATGCTGGCCGGCAGCACGGTGCAGAGCGAGATGTTTCCCCGGCCGGTAACCCGCAGCTCCTGCCGCACCGTGTCGGTCAGCCCGCGGATGGCGTGCTTGGTGGCGTTGTACGCGGACTGGTACGGCATGGCCACCTCGGCCAGCACGGACGCGTTGTTGATCAGGACACCGCCGCCCGCCGCGGCGAGCCACGGCAGCGCGGCCCGGGTCCCGTGCACGGTGCCGAGCAGGTTCACCTCGACCACCCGGCGGAACTCGGCGACCGGGATCTCGTCGAACAGCCCCACCGTGCCCACGGCCGCGTTGTTGATCCACGCGTCGATCCGGCCGAACTCCTCGGCGGCCCGGGCGGCCAGCAGCTCCACCGCGTACGGATCGGTCACGTCGGTCGGCACCACGAGGGCCCGCCCGCCCAGATCCCGGCAGTGCTCGGCGACGCGCCGCAACGCGGCCTCGCTCCGGGCGGCCAGCACCACCGCGACCCCACGGCCGGCAAGCGCGTACGCGGTGGCCGCACCGATGCCGCTGGAGGCGCCGGTGATGACGACGGTGGCGTCGGTGAGGCTGCGGGTGAGCGGCATTCCCCGCCGGTACCCCGGTGCCGGCCGGTCATGCCGCCGAGACCGCGCTGATCGGGTTCGGTCGGACCCGGTGTCCCGTCCACGCGACGGCGGACGCCATGCCGATCTGCCAGGTTTGGGGCCGCCGACCCCGGGTTAATGGGACGCTCTACCGGGAGACCCCGCTACCGAGAACGCATGGAGGTGCACCATGCGCGTCGGCCTTGTTTGCGCGCACGCCGGCTCGTCCACCGACGGTCCCATCGTCGGGACTCAGGAGCATATTGCGCGCGTGGCGGCTGAGCTCGCCGCCCGGGGCCACGAGGTCCGCGTGTACGAACGTCGCGACGCGGCCGCCCAACCGGCCCTGGTCGAGCTGAACGGCTACCGCGTGGAGCGGGTGCCGGTCGGCCCGGCCGATCCGCTGCCCACCGCCGAGCTGGTGCCGTACGTGGCCGACTTCGGCCGCTGGCTGGCCGGCGAGTGGGCCGGCGACTGGGCGCCCGAGGTGGTGCACGGCCACTACTGGGTGGGCGGGCTGGCCGCCGCGCACGCGGTACGCGCCACCGACATCCCGGTGGTGCAGACGTTCCACTCGCTCGGCGTCGAGCAACTGCGCCACCTCGGCCGCGCCTACACCGGGCCGGGCCAGCGGATCCCGCTGGAACGGGCGCTGACCCGGGCCGTGGACGTCGCGGTCGCCCAGTGCAACGACGAGGTCGACGAGCTGACCCGGATGGGCCTGCAACGGACCTCGGTGGCGATGGTGCCGACCGGTGTGGACACCGGCTACTTCCACCCCGACGGTGAGGCGGCCCCCCGCGACCAGCGGCCCCGGATCCTCTCCGTGGGCGGGCTCGCGCCCGGACACGGCCAGGATGACCTGATCCGGGCGATGCGGCTGGTCGGCGACGCGGAACTGGTGATCGCCGGCGGCCCGCCCGCCGAGCGGCTGGCCGGGCACGCCGAGGCGCGCCGGCTGCGCGAGCTGGCCGAGCGGGCCGGCGTCGCGGAGCGCATCCACCTCGTCGGCGCGGTCCCGCACGACCAGATGGCCACCTGGTACCGCTCCGCCGACGTGGTCGCCTGCACCCCGCACTACTCCTCCGCCGGCCGGGTGTCGCTGGAGGCGATGGCCTGCGGCGTGCCGGTGGTCGGCTACGCCATGGGCGGCATCGCCGACGCGGTGGTCGACGAGGTGACCGGCAAGCTGGTGCCGCCCGGCGACGTGCGGACCCTCGGGGTCACCCTGCGCCGGATGCTCACCGACAACGCCGGCCGGTTCGCGTACGGGCACGCGGCGGTGGACCGGGTGCGGTGCAGCTACACCTGGGAGCGGACCGCCGCCGCGCTGGAGCGGCTCTACGAGCGGGTGATCGGCCGTCGCCGGCCGGCCATCCCGGTGGAGCCGACGCCCCCGGTCGAGGTGGCCGTCTCCGAGCGGGGGCCGGTCGAGGCGGCCTGAGCCGGCACCATCGGCGCGCCGAGCATGGCCGGGCTCCGGTCGCGAGCGGTCGAGTGGTGGTGCTGCGGCTCGGCGTACCGGGTCAGGCCCACCACGGCCGCGAGCGTGACCAGGAAGCCGAGCCCGGCCAGCCACTCCCGGCCCGGCCAGATCTTGTCGTTGAGCAGCAGCAGGCCGACGACCGCCGCGGGCACCGCGCCGGCCGCGTCCATCGCCGCCACCGCCGCCGTGGTCGAACCGCGCTGCATGGCCAGGCCGAGCAGCAACTGCCCGACCACCGAGTGGGCGATCAGCAGGTAGAGCAGCGGGTCCTGGACGAACGCCTCCGCCGAGCCGGCGGAGGCGAGCGGCCGGGCCGCCACCGCGGCGGCGGAGAACGCCATCCCGGCCAACGACCCGAGCACCACCGAGCCGAGCGCGCCCCGCAACCGGGCGGCGAAGAAACCCGACCCGGCGATCAGGCCGAGCGCCGCCACCAGACCGACCAGCCCGGCGGTGCCGAGCTGCCGGGACTGCGCCGGCTCGGCCGACAGCACCAGCGCGGTGATGCCGCCGAACAGCAGCACCAGCAGCACCACCTCGGCGGCCGGCAGCCGCCACTTCAGCACCACCACACCCAGCACGGCGGTCACCCCGAGCCCGGCCGCCACGGACGCCTGGACCAGGAACAGCGGCAGGTCCCGGCGGGCCAGGAAGGCGAACACGAACCCGACCACCTGGCAGCCCAGCCCGATCAGGTACGTCCGGTGACCGGCCAGCCGCAGCAGCAGCCCCGGGTCGAAGGTGTGGTGCACGGTGGTCCGCGCGGCGGCCACCGACTGGAGGAGATTGGCGAAGCCGTACGCGACGATCATCGCCGCGAGGAAGCACCAACCTGAGGAGACCACCTGGCGAGGATAGAGGCTCGCGCCCCCTCAGCGCTCGGCCGGCCGGCCCAGCCGGCCGAGGATGTCGTCGTGCAGCGGGCCGTTGCTGGCCACGGCGCTGATGTCGGCGGAGTCGGTGCCGGCCGGCGCCGGCCGCCCGGCCAGGTCGGTGAACCGGCCGCCGGCCTCGGTGACGATCGGCACCAGCGCGGCGACGTCCCACAGCGACAGCTCCGGTTCCACCATCACGTCCAGTGCCCCCTCGGCCAGCAGCATGTAGCCGTAGAAGTCGCCGTACGCCCGGCTGCGCCAGGTGTCCCGCATGAGCTGGAGCATCGCGTCCAGCCGGCCGGACTGTTCCCAACCGGTCAGCGAGGAGTAGCAGACGCTCGCGTCGGCCAGCGCCGTGACGCCGGAGACCCGGATCGGCGCGCCGTCCGCCGGGCCGGTGCCCGCGAACGCCCCCGCGCCGAGCGCGCCCCACCAGCGCCGGCCCAGCGCCGGCGCGGAGACCAGGCCGAGCACCGGCCGGTCGTGCTCCAGCAGTGCGATCAGCGTCGCCCACACCGGTACGCCCCGGACGAAGTTCTTCGTCCCGTCGATCGGGTCGACCACCCAGCGCCGCCCGTCCGGCCCGGCCGGAGGCTGCTCGCCGTACTCCTCGCCGAGCAGGCCGTCGTCGGGCCGGTGGGCGGCCAGCAACGCGCGGATCCCGCGCTCCACCGCGGTGTCCGCATCGGAGACCGGGGTCAGGTCCGGCTTCGACTCCACCCGCAGGTCGAGTGCGCGGAAACGGGCCGACGAGACCGCGTCCGCGGCGTCGGCGAGCAGGTGGGCGAGGGCGAGGTCGTCGGCGTACCCGGTCATGCTCGACACGCTAGCGGCGGCCCGGCGGCCGGCGGCGGCGGGTGCCCGCCGGCCCGCCGGTCAGGACCCGGCGAGCGGATCGCCGGGGTTGCGCTCCGGCTCGCGCGCGTCACCCTCGCCGGTGCGCGAGGCCAGCAACCGGCGGTACGAGGCGAGCCGGCGCGGATCCGCCCGGCCGGCCGCCACCCAGGCGTCCAGCGCGCAGGTCGCCTCGTCGGCGGTGTGCGGGCAGTTGGCCGGGCAGTCGACGGTCGCCTCGACCAGGTCTCCGAAGCCGTGCAGCAGGCTCTCCGCCGAGACGTGCGCCAACCCGAAGCTGCGGACCCCTGGGGTGTCGACGATCCAACCCGGGTCGCCGTCGGCCCCCGCGTCGGGCGTCGGGGGCAGGCGCAGCGCCACCGCGCTGGTCGACGTGTGCCGGCCGCGGCCGATCGCGCTGACCGTGCCGACCGCCCGCTCCGCCTCCGGGACCAGGCGGTTGACGAGCGTCGACTTGCCCACGCCGGAGTGGCCCACCATGACCGAGACGCGGCCGGCGAGCAGCGCGCGCAGCTCGGCCAGCTCGGAGCCCGGCCGGATCAGCACGTACGGCAGCTCCAGCTCGGTGTAGTAGCCGAGCACCGCCTCCGGGCCGGCCAGGTCGGCCTTGGTGAGGCAGAGCAGCGGCTCGATGTCGGCGTCGTACGCGGCCACCAGGCAGCGGTCGATGAACCCGGTGCGCGGCGGCGGGTCGGCCAGCGCGCTGACGATCACCAACTGGTCGGCGTTCGCCACCACCACGCGCTCCAGCCGGCCCTCGGCGGTGCTCTCGTCGTCGTCGGCGGTGCGCCGCAGCACCGAGGTGCGCTCGGCGATCCGCACGATGCGGGCCAGCGCGCCGGGCGCGCCGGAGACGTCACCGACCAGCCCCACCCGGTCGCCCACCACGACCGACTTGCGGCCCAGCTCGCGGGCGCGCATGGCGGTGACGACCGGGTCGTCCAGGCCGGCCCCGGGCCGGACGCAGGTGTAGCGCCCCCGGTCGACCGCGACCACGAAACCGTCGACCGCGTCGGCGTGGCGGGGCCGGGTGCGGGTGCGGGGCCGCGACGAGCGGCCGGGGCGCACCCGGACGTCGTCCTCGTCGTACTCCCGCCGCCTGGTCGCCAGGACGTCCCCCCGCTCTCAGTTCTTGCCGGTCACCATGCCCGACCATAGTGCCGGGAACTCCGGCATGGTCTTCGAGGTGCACGCCACGTCGTCGACCTCGATGCCGGGGACGGCCAGCCCGGCCACCGCCGCGGCGTGCGCCATCCGGTGGTCGGCGTACGTCCGGAAGGTCCCGCCGCGCAGCGGGCGGGGCCGGATCTCCAGGCCGTCGCGGGTCTCGGTGATGTCGGCGCCCAGCGCGGCGAACTCCTTGGCCAGCGCGGTCACCCGGTCGGTCTCGTGACCCCGGATGTGGCCGATCCCGGTCAGTCGGGACGGCGTGTCGGCCAGCAGGGTGAGCGCGGTCAGCACCGGGGTCAGCTCGCCGACGTCGGAGAGGTCGGCGTCGAGCCCGCGCACCGCGCCGGTGCCGCGCACCCGCAGGCCGTCGGTGCCCAGCGTCACCTCGCCGCCCATCCGGTGCAGCAGCTCGCGCAGCCGCTCCACCGGCTGGAGGCTGCTGCGCGGCCAACCGTGGAGGGTGACCTCGCCGCCGGTGACCAGGGCGGCGGCGAAGAACGGCGCGGCGCCGGAGAGATCCGGCTCGATCGCCCAGCCGCGCCCGGTGAGCGGGCCGGGCTCGACCACCCAGACGTCGGGGGTGGTGTCGTCCACCGCCGCCCCGGCGGCGCGCAGCATCTGCACGGTCATCCGCACGTGCGGCGCGGACGGCACCGGCGGACCCTGGTGCCGGACCACCACGCCGCGCTCGAACCGGGGCGCGGCCAGCAGCAGCCCGGAGACCAACTGGCTGGAGGCGGAGGCATCGATCACGACCTCGCCGCCGGTCACCCGGCCGGCGCCCTGGACGACCAGCGGCAGGCTGCCGGTCGGCGGGGCGTCGACGCGGACGCCGAGGGCGCGCAGCGCGTCGATCAGCGGGCCGAGCGGGCGGGTGCGGGCGTGCGGGTCGCCGTCGAACGTGACCCGCCCCGCGGCCAGCCCGGCCACCGGGGGCAGGAAGCGCATCACGGTGCCGGCCAGGCCCACGTCGACGTGCGCCGGGCCGACCAGCGGGTGCGGCCGGACCAGCCAGCGGTCGTCGTCGGAGACCGACATGTGCGAGCCCATCTCGCGCAGGCCGCCGGCCATCAGCTCGGTGTCCCGGGCGCGCAGTGGCCGGTCGAGCGTCGACGGCCCGCTGGCCAGCGCGGCGAGCACCAGGGCCCGGGCGGTCATCGACTTGGAGCCGGGCAGGCGCAGCGTCGCGGCGACCGGGTCGCTCGCGGTCGGCGCGGTCCACGGCTGCGGCGGACGCGTAGCGGTCAGATTCCCCACGCTCACATTCTGCCAACCCGGCCGGGCCGGTGGGAGCGGTCGTCGGGCCTGCTCCCGGTGGGCGGGACAGCCGGAACGGTCGGGTGGGGCTAGCGTGTGCGCCATGTGCGGGAGGTACGCGACGAGCCGGAGCGCGGGCGACCTGAGCGCGCTGTTCGAGTCGGTCGACTCGACCGGCGAGGTCGGGCCCGACTTCAACGTCGCGCCGACCGATCCCGCCCCGCTGGTCCGGCTCGCGCCCGAGGGTCACCGGCTGCTCTGCCTCGGCCGCTGGGGGTTGCTCCCGCCCTGGTCCCGCACCCCGGGCGGCGCCGCCCGGATGATCAACGCGCGGGCCGAGACGGTCGCCACCAGCCGGGCGTACGCGCCGTCGTTCGCCCGCCGCCGCTGCCTGGTTCCGGCCGACGGGTGGTACGAGTGGGTCCGCCAGCCCGACGGCTCGCGGCAGCCCTACTTCATGACCCCGCGCGACGGCTCGGTGCTGGCCCTCGCGGGCATCTGGTCGGTCTGGGAGTCGGCCGGGGCGACCCGCCTCACCTTCAGCGTGCTGACCACCGCTGCGGTCGGCGAGCTGGCCGAGGTGCACGACCGGATGCCGGTGCTGCTGCCCCCGGAACGCTGGGCGTCCTGGTTGGGCCCGACCGAGGAGCCGGCCGCGTTGCTCGTCCCGCCCGACGCCGGGCAGCTCGCCGGGCTGGAGATCCGGCCGGTCTCGACGGCGGTCGGCGACGTCCGCAACGACGGCCCGGAGCTGATCGCGCGGGTGGTTCCGGCGGGCGTGGAGGCCGACTCCGAGCCGACGCTGTTCTGATCACACTCAGCACATTGTCGGGTGCTGATTTGCCGGGGTTGCGCCTGAAACGTCGCCCGGCTGTTTAGTCATGTTTACCGAAGACACTTGTCCCCGCGTGCGCGAGTGCGATAGAACACAGCGCCGGTGGTGGGCGTCTGTTCGCACGGGGCGGATGACACTCATCGATCTCCATCAAGATCATTGCCGGTCCCACGGGGGAGGTGGGTGTATTGACACGGGCACGCATGCCGCGCCCGCACGAGGTGGCCGCCGCGCGGCGTGATCCGCGACTGTTGCGGGCCTTGCGCGAACGGCGCCAGGACGAGGCGTGGCGCACCAGGGGAACCTGTCAGAGCGTCGATCCGGAGACGTTCTTCCCGGCGCCCAACGAGCCGGCCGACGCGGCGGTGGCGCTCTGCCGCACCTGCGACGTCCAGGGTTCCTGCCTGGCCTGGGCGCTGGAGGTGGGCGACTGCCACGGCGTCTGGGGCGCGACCACGCCGCGGGAACGCCGGGCCATGCTGGTCGCCTGGCGCAGCGAGGTGCAGCCGGATCCGGATGCGCTCGACGAGCCCGGCCCGCCGGTGCGCGACCGCCTGCTCACGCTGGTGCCGTTGAGCTGACGCCGACGTCGCCCGTGGTCCGCCCGCCGGCCCACGAGCGACGGAGTTGC encodes:
- a CDS encoding ATP-binding protein; its protein translation is MPTDARCLVETDESSATVRLTGVLDRAGAETVRGALLARLWQRPGPTRVDLSGVLIHDPAVHDVLDGVRREVADWPAAEVLLDPAGSPAPRPAAAPPDLVEVELSPVAEAAREARSLIADGCARWGLPELVEPACIAVTEMVNNVVAHAVTPMTLRLAPRGDALHAAVRDHAAGRPAYAGPAPVDSVGGRGLLLIDTVARRWGSTPLPDGKVVWCVLYAEDETAFRN
- the hisN gene encoding histidinol-phosphatase; translation: MTGYADDLALAHLLADAADAVSSARFRALDLRVESKPDLTPVSDADTAVERGIRALLAAHRPDDGLLGEEYGEQPPAGPDGRRWVVDPIDGTKNFVRGVPVWATLIALLEHDRPVLGLVSAPALGRRWWGALGAGAFAGTGPADGAPIRVSGVTALADASVCYSSLTGWEQSGRLDAMLQLMRDTWRSRAYGDFYGYMLLAEGALDVMVEPELSLWDVAALVPIVTEAGGRFTDLAGRPAPAGTDSADISAVASNGPLHDDILGRLGRPAER
- a CDS encoding response regulator, which translates into the protein MVVDDHPMWREGVARDLAEAGLDVVATSGEGRQAVRVAAAARPDLVVLDLQLPDVSGVEVVRGLRAALPEVRVLMLSASGEPQSVLDAVKAGATGYLVKSAAPAEFLDAVRRTAAGEPVFTPGLAGLVLGEYRRLAAAPPAPHDDAPRLTERETEVLRLVAKGLSYKQIAERLRLSHRTVQNHVQNTLGKLQLHNRVELTRYAIERGLDE
- a CDS encoding SDR family oxidoreductase, coding for MPLTRSLTDATVVITGASSGIGAATAYALAGRGVAVVLAARSEAALRRVAEHCRDLGGRALVVPTDVTDPYAVELLAARAAEEFGRIDAWINNAAVGTVGLFDEIPVAEFRRVVEVNLLGTVHGTRAALPWLAAAGGGVLINNASVLAEVAMPYQSAYNATKHAIRGLTDTVRQELRVTGRGNISLCTVLPASIDTPFFRHAANHTGRELTPPPPVYPPEMVAETMVRLLRRPRREAYAGGAARLMGLQWRLAPALAERALGWYAARTQFGPGVRLDAAGTVFTPDATAERTDGWAGRRGQLLRMTAAFGLAAAGTAVGTVAAINRRSRTARS
- a CDS encoding DUF5709 domain-containing protein; translated protein: MRDDEYPTPVSDPEAEGLPDTADDDSTANDDVLTGREADGPEPAQIPGDRTPVAVDRFGTTAEEQLDGESLDYKLDREQYERPADDPLAGTVDPAIAAEADSEEAAAQAQLDADVIDPGPVSDPHSPVSIYDHGQLGTVADHEVGRLVEPDEGAHTDQETDNVAYDAGAAGGGATAEELAVHETLPPEAR
- the macS gene encoding MacS family sensor histidine kinase; its protein translation is MPSSSGLEGPLWRSIAVFRFASLAYVGVLVLRDGGEYAHPVAAGAVWLGMLAWSGVTAAGYRRPAGRRWPLLLADLAVVLGIILATPWVVGRPALAAGVPVLTSAWLAGPVLAWAVSGGRRRGTVAALVLGGADLATRDPVNPSAFTGAILLLLAGLVVGHVARLAAEAEARLQRAVELEAATRERERLARDIHDSVLQVLALVRRRGADLDGEAAELARLAGEQEAALRSLIGRADAGPERAGADRDLRDLLDRYASAEVQVAAPATPVPLPARAAGELAAAVGAALDNVTRHAGGRAWVLIEDEEETVTVSVRDEGPGIPDGRLAEAAAQGRLGMSQSIRGRVADLGGEVRIVSGPGTGTEIELTVPRSRRR
- the aroA gene encoding 3-phosphoshikimate 1-carboxyvinyltransferase, which translates into the protein MGNLTATRPPQPWTAPTASDPVAATLRLPGSKSMTARALVLAALASGPSTLDRPLRARDTELMAGGLREMGSHMSVSDDDRWLVRPHPLVGPAHVDVGLAGTVMRFLPPVAGLAAGRVTFDGDPHARTRPLGPLIDALRALGVRVDAPPTGSLPLVVQGAGRVTGGEVVIDASASSQLVSGLLLAAPRFERGVVVRHQGPPVPSAPHVRMTVQMLRAAGAAVDDTTPDVWVVEPGPLTGRGWAIEPDLSGAAPFFAAALVTGGEVTLHGWPRSSLQPVERLRELLHRMGGEVTLGTDGLRVRGTGAVRGLDADLSDVGELTPVLTALTLLADTPSRLTGIGHIRGHETDRVTALAKEFAALGADITETRDGLEIRPRPLRGGTFRTYADHRMAHAAAVAGLAVPGIEVDDVACTSKTMPEFPALWSGMVTGKN
- the rsgA gene encoding ribosome small subunit-dependent GTPase A — translated: MRARELGRKSVVVGDRVGLVGDVSGAPGALARIVRIAERTSVLRRTADDDESTAEGRLERVVVANADQLVIVSALADPPPRTGFIDRCLVAAYDADIEPLLCLTKADLAGPEAVLGYYTELELPYVLIRPGSELAELRALLAGRVSVMVGHSGVGKSTLVNRLVPEAERAVGTVSAIGRGRHTSTSAVALRLPPTPDAGADGDPGWIVDTPGVRSFGLAHVSAESLLHGFGDLVEATVDCPANCPHTADEATCALDAWVAAGRADPRRLASYRRLLASRTGEGDAREPERNPGDPLAGS
- a CDS encoding glycosyltransferase; the protein is MRVGLVCAHAGSSTDGPIVGTQEHIARVAAELAARGHEVRVYERRDAAAQPALVELNGYRVERVPVGPADPLPTAELVPYVADFGRWLAGEWAGDWAPEVVHGHYWVGGLAAAHAVRATDIPVVQTFHSLGVEQLRHLGRAYTGPGQRIPLERALTRAVDVAVAQCNDEVDELTRMGLQRTSVAMVPTGVDTGYFHPDGEAAPRDQRPRILSVGGLAPGHGQDDLIRAMRLVGDAELVIAGGPPAERLAGHAEARRLRELAERAGVAERIHLVGAVPHDQMATWYRSADVVACTPHYSSAGRVSLEAMACGVPVVGYAMGGIADAVVDEVTGKLVPPGDVRTLGVTLRRMLTDNAGRFAYGHAAVDRVRCSYTWERTAAALERLYERVIGRRRPAIPVEPTPPVEVAVSERGPVEAA
- a CDS encoding WhiB family transcriptional regulator, producing MTRARMPRPHEVAAARRDPRLLRALRERRQDEAWRTRGTCQSVDPETFFPAPNEPADAAVALCRTCDVQGSCLAWALEVGDCHGVWGATTPRERRAMLVAWRSEVQPDPDALDEPGPPVRDRLLTLVPLS
- a CDS encoding SOS response-associated peptidase, with the translated sequence MCGRYATSRSAGDLSALFESVDSTGEVGPDFNVAPTDPAPLVRLAPEGHRLLCLGRWGLLPPWSRTPGGAARMINARAETVATSRAYAPSFARRRCLVPADGWYEWVRQPDGSRQPYFMTPRDGSVLALAGIWSVWESAGATRLTFSVLTTAAVGELAEVHDRMPVLLPPERWASWLGPTEEPAALLVPPDAGQLAGLEIRPVSTAVGDVRNDGPELIARVVPAGVEADSEPTLF